Sequence from the Desulfonispora thiosulfatigenes DSM 11270 genome:
TTTAAATCTTCAATTACATTTTTATGCTCTCCTTTTCTGCCCTGGACAACTGGAGCTAAAATTTGTAGTTTTGTTCTTTCTTCATATCCCATAATTTTATCGACCATTTGCTCTATAGTTTGTTGAGTAATGGCTTTACCACATTTAGGGCAATGAGGTATTCCGATACGGGCAAATAATAAACGTAAATAATCATGGATTTCAGTAACCGTACCTACAGTAGACCTGGGATTACGACTAGTTGTTTTTTGATCAATCGATATTGCAGGGGATAAGCCTTCAATATATTCAACATCCGGCTTATCCATTTGCCCTAAAAACTGACGAGCATAAGCAGATAATGATTCTACATAACGTCTTTGCCCTTCAGCATAAATCGTATCAAAGGCTAAGGAAGACTTACCTGAACCACTTAAACCTGTAATTACAACAAATTTATCGCGTGGAATTTCTACATCAATATTTTTGAGATTGTGAACTTTAGCACCTTTAACTACAATTTTATCTATAGCCATTATCTTCCTCCAAGTATAAGATTCTATTTTGTTTTTAGTTCAATAATTAAATCTCTAATAAAAGCTGCTTGTTCAAACTCTAAATTTTTAGCTGCTTGCTTCATTTCTTTTTCTAATTGTTTAATTTTCGCTTCTTTTTCCTTTTTAGTTAACTTCTTCGCATTTGTATTATAATCTGCTACCTTTTCTGCTACCATGGTTGCTTCAATAACATCTCTTACTCCTTTTTTAATAGTTTGCGGAGTAATATTATTTTCTTTATTATGTTTTATCTGGATTTCTCGTCTTCTATAGGTTTCATCTAATGCTTTTTTCATAGACTTTGTAACGATATCGCCATACATGATAACCTTACCATTAATATTACGTGCCGCTCGTCCTATTGTCTGAACTAAAGAAGTTTCAGATCGCAAAAATCCTTCTTTATCTGCATCTAAGATAGCTATCAAAGAAACCTCTGGTAAATCTAAGCCTTCACGTAATAAGTTTATACCTACTAAAACATCAAATTCCCCTAAACGTAAATCTCTAATAATTTCCATGCGCTCTATCGTTTTAATCTCTGAATGTAAATATCGCACTTTAATTCCGACATTTTTTAAATAATCTGTTAAATCTTCCGACATTTTTTTAGTTAGAGTTGTAATTAATACTCTTTCCTTTTTTTCCACTCTTAACCTTATTTCATCTAGTAAATCGTCTATTTGATTCTTTACTGGTCGCACTTCTATTTCTGGATCAATTAAGCCTGTCGGTCTAATAATTTGCTCTACAACCTTAGAACTATTTTGTTTTTCATAAGGTCCTGGAGTGGCTGAAACAAAAATCATTTGCCCTGTTTTCTTTTCGAATTCTGCAAACTGTAAAGGTCTATTATCTAAAGCTGAAGGCAGCCTAAAACCGTGAGCTACTAAATTACTCTTACGAGATCTATCTCCTGCATACATCGCACCTATTTGCGGGATGGTCACATGAGCTTCATCAATAATAGTTAAATAATCCTCTGGAAAATAGTCTAATAAGCAAAAGGGCGTTTCCCCTTCTTTTCTTCCAGTTAAATGCCTAGAATAGTTTTCAATTCCGGTACAAAATCCGACTTCACGCATCATTTCTAAATCATATCTAGTTCTTTGCTCTAATCTTTGCAGTTCTACTAATTTATTTTTTTCTTTTAATATCTTTAATTTTTCTTCTAATTCTTGTTCAATATTTTTAATTGCCTCTTCTAAATACTCAGGATCAGTAACATAGTGACTAGCTGGGAAAATACTAATGTGTTTTAATAAACCTAGCACTTCCCCTGTAACAATATCAATTTCTGCTATTCTATCTATTTCATCGCCAAATAATTCTATACGGATTGCCTTTTCGGAAAGCGATGCTGGCATGACTTCGATTACATCACCCCGTACTCTAAAAGTCCCTCGGTCAAAATTAATATCATTTCTTTCATATTGAATATCAACTAATTTCTTTAAAATATCGTCTCTATCATATGTTTGTCCAACTCTAATTGAAAGAGTTTGGTTTTTGTAATCAATCGGTGAACCCAAACCATAAATACAAGATACACTTGCCACAATAATAACGTCTTTACGCTCAAAAAGGGCTGAGGTAGCAGAGTGTCGTAATTTTTCAATTTCTTCATTTATACTAGAATCTTTTTCTATATACGTATCAGTATGAGCAATATAGGCCTCGGGCTGATAATAATCATAATAACTAACAAAATATTCAACTGCATTTTCAGGAAAAAACTCTTTAAACTCACTACATAATTGGGCGGCTAATGTTTTATTATGCGCAATTACTAAAGTAGGACGATTTACTTCTTTAATAATATTAGCCATAGTAAAAGTTTTGCCTGAACCTGTTACTCCTAATAAAGTTTGATTAGGTAGCCCACTATACAGACCCTCAATTAATTCTTCGATAGCCCTTGGTTGATCACCTGCGGGTTGGTAATCAGACACTAATTTAAATTTATCCTCCAAGCTCCTCACCTACCTTCATCTCTTTCTTTTATTTTATCATAACCTTAATAATAAAAAACCTGCACCTCCGAAGAAATGCAGTTAAGAATCATTTAATTATTCTTTTTAGTACTTTTGTGAAGGATTTTTGGAAAAATCCATCTGAATTCGACAAATCAAGATAAGAATCATTATATCCTCTAGGAACTGGTATTAATCCTAATGAAGCTTCAAAACCTTTTCTCTTAACTAAAGTCTTATGAATTTTTTTCTTTTTATCACTGAAATATGTAATCTGAAAATTACTTTCCGTGAATTGCAAAAAATATTCTAATTCACTATAACCATTAACTTCATTTTCATTAAGTGAAAGAATAACATCCCCTGTGCCAAGCCCTGCTCTTTTTAAAGGTGAATTATTTAATAAGTCTAAAATCATGATGCCTCTTTCCGTATCTACATACTTAGGCTCACTTTTAAATTCATGCCTTCGACCTAAATAAATAATAAACTCATGGCCTAAAGGTGCAAATAAAGCTGCTAAGATACTTAAAGAATAAAAATTCGTAGCTATAATAGCTAATATCAATAATATTACGCTATACACAGCTAGGTGGAACGCAGAACGTAAGGATTTTTGCTTAGCATGACCCGTAAGCGCAATATCACCATAACCTAATCCCGCAATCACAGGCATCATTAAATAAACCATGTTTTCACTTTCTATAACTAATTCAGACTTAATTAAAGGCCACCACTCAGGCATTTTAATTACATCTGTTACTGCATTACTTTCTGGGATAGCCATTGCAATCATAGCTACAATAGGTAAAGGCCAAAACTTCTGTAAGCTAAAACCTCCTACTAGTTTGCCTGTTTTATCTTTTACATATACAGGAACGGCTCCTAAATGACCACTCATTAAAATTAAAATAGCTTCGACTAAATGTAATATAGCTACTAAACCCATAATCTGTGGGATACTAATTTCTGGAAAACCAAAAAAGTATTTACATAAAGAAAGTATGCCCCCCGCATAAGCAAAGCACATAAACCTTTGATTTATCAGCATAAGGCCTACTGCAAGAATCCATAAATATTGAATGCCGATTTCTAAAATGGATAACCCAACTATTACTAAAATAATACTCCCAATAAAACCGCCTAATAAACCATACAAAGAAGCTACTATAGTTGGCACTATTATACTTTCTTCTGGTAAATTAAACATGGAACTTTTCATTTTAGCTAATCTCTTAAATTGAAACCAAATAATTATCATAACCACCCAGAAAACTGGTTGTAATAAAAGGGATACAATATTATAAAAAATCATAGGTATTAACTTTAAAAAGACCAAAAGTTACACCCCACCAAAAAAATTTTCAGGGGTTATAGTTTCCCCTGAAGTAATTCAATAGCCTTTTTAAGTTGAGTATCTTCAATAAATTCCTCGGATCCCGTAATTAATGGTAATTTAACTTCTTCATCTGGCTTTATTCCTAATTTATGAATATCATTCTTGTTAGGAGTTAAATATTTTGCTGTTGTTAACTTAAGACCTGCTCCATCTTTAAGGAAGAATACATTTTGCACTACACCTTTACCATAAGTTTTTTCGCCTACTAAGGTACCTAACTTAGTGTCTTTAACTGCTCCTGCAAATATTTCTGAAGCACTTGCACTACCTTCGTTAACTAAAACGACTAATGGCACTTTTATTCCTGGTCCTTTAGAACTATAGGTTACACTTTTCCCATTTTTATCTACGATATGGACAATTGGACTTTCAGGAAGAACCTCTTTTAAAATACTAACTACTGTTTCAAGATTACCTCCAGGGTTATTTCTTAAATCAATAATTAATCCTTTATAACCCTCTTTATTTATCTTCTCCATTTCAGCAGTAAATTCTTCATCGGTATTATTCCCAAATAAGGTAATTGCTAAATAAGCTATATCTTTGTTTTCCTTTAAAATCTCTGCCTTAACTGTTGGTACGTCAACAATTTCTCTTATTATAGAAAAATCTAAAATTTTATCTGTACCTTCTCTTTTAATGCTTAACTTTACTTTAGTTCCTGGCTCTCCTCTCATAACCTCAACTGCATCATCTAAAGTCATACCTGTTGTAGACTTACCGTCAATTTTGGTTATTATATCTCCGGACTTTATCCCTGCCTTATGACCTGGTGTTCCTTCTACGGGTGCAATTACAGTTATATCCTTTTCCTTAGTCCCTACATATACGCCTATCCCACCAAAGGTTGGCTCAATATATGATTGTAATTTTTGAAACTCCTTTTCATCTAAAAATACAGAATACTCATCACCTAAAGAATCAACTAGCCCTTTAGTTGCACCTTCTACTAATTGTTCAGTGGTAATCGGATGAAGATAACTTGATTTTACCAGTGTTGCTACATGTAAAAGCTGACCTACCTGATTATAATTAGTAATAAAGATATAACCAACTACTGATGTAACGATAAAACTAATAATTGTAAATATCGTAAGAACAACCTTTAATATTTTTTTGGTCGTTTGCAAATGTAACACCTTCCTAACCTAATCTCTTCTAAAATATATTTATGATGATATAAAAATATATACTTATATAATTACCTAATTATTACATCTAAATACTAATTAAACATTTAAATATTTTCTAACTGCTATTCCACTAGCAAATGTTCCAATTATAACCCCTACTGCTAAGATACTCATTATAATGTATGATAAAAGGGTAGAGTCCGTTACTAAGGGTAAAAAGGGTGCGGATACTAATAAATATTCGCTAAACTTCTGATACCCATAATATATACCTATATTAGATAAAACTGCTCCTATTATGCCAATTAACATTCCTTCTAAATAAAAGGGTAATTTAATAAACACACTACTTGCACCGACAAATTGCATAATCCTTATTTCTTTTCTACGTGCTAATACCGTAAGTCTAGTCGTTGTCGAAATTAAAAATAAGGATGCTAATAAAATCCCTATAATTGTAACTACTCCTGCATTTCTCACCCAAGTAGTCAATGATACTAGTTTTTCTATCCAACCTTTACCATAATTTATTTTGTCTACTATTTCAATCTTTTCGATTTCTTTGACGATAGATTCTACTTGCTCTGGTTTTGTAGCTTGTACCTTATACATATCTGGGAGCGGATTCCTATCTCCTAAGGCTTTAACTATATTAGCTTCTTTACCATAACGATTTTGAAGTTCTATTAAAGCATCTGCCTTAGGAACAAACTCGATAGACTCTACTCCTTCTAAATTTTTAAGGTCCTTTTCTAATTCAGAATACTCGATATCCATATTTTTTTGCAAAAATACATTTATTTCCACCTGTTTCTCAAGTTCTTCCATCATATGTAGACTATTTAAAACAAATAATAAAGAAAATCCTAAAATAATTAAAGATATAGTTACTGTACTAATTGAAGCAATCGTCATTCCTTTATGTCTATTCATCGAACGGAAGGTATCACGTAAACTATATTTTAAAGAACTATAAGTCCGCATCCTCGTACCCTCCTTTATCGATATCTCGAAATACTTGACCATTTTTTAAAGCTATTATCCTTTTACGCATATATGCTACTACTTCAATATCGTGAGTAGCCATTAAAATAGTTGTCCCTCTTTCATTAATGTCACTTAAAAGACGCATGATTTCCTTTGATGTTTTCGGATCTAGGTTTCCTGTAGGTTCATCAGCTATGATTATTTCTGGTCTATTAACTATTGCCCTAGCTATACCTACCCTTTGTTGTTCTCCACCTGATAACTGATTAGGAAAAGAATTGGTCTTTTTTGCTAAACCTACTTTTTGGAGAACTTGTGGCACTATTTTTTTGACCTCTTTAGGAGAAGTTCCTGTAGCTTCTAAAGCAAAAGCAACATTTTCAAAAACAGTCCTATCTTCTAAAAGTAGAAAGTCTTGAAAAACTACCCCTATTTTGCGTCTATATAAAGGTACCTCTTTGTTACTTAATCGAACGATACTTTTACCTCCAACCATTATTTGACCTTCCGTAGGCTTTTCTTGCCTGGTTAATAATTTTAGTAAGGTTGACTTTCCAGCACCACTTTTTCCTACTAAAAAAACAAATTCACCCTTATCTATACTTAACTCTACATTTTCTAAAGCTAGGCTATTATTACCATACTTTTTTGTTACGTTGACAAGTTTTATCAATTTTTTCACCTCAAAATATACTCACAAAATATTACCCATTGTTTATTATACCAAATAATTGCTTTCGACAAAAAAGGTATATTTTCCTGCAAATAAATATTGTTAAAAAAAGGGTAGTCCTCATTTAAAATAAATAATATGAACTCAAACTTGAGGACATTTTATTTTAAAATAAGAACTACCCTTTATATTTAATTAATTCTTATAAATGGTTGTTATTTTTTATTGATTAAATTAACTGCTTTTTCTGCAATATGTTTAGCTGTTAAACCATATACTTCTAATAATTCATCTGGTTTTCCTGATCTACCAAAGATATCATTTACCCCAACTCTTTCCATATGGATAGGGCAATTTTCTACTAAAACTTCTGCTACTGCACTACCTAAACCACCATTAATATTATGCTCTTCACAGGTAATAATAGCTCCTGATTTTTGAGCCTCTTTTATTATTGCATCTTTATCTAAGGGTTTAATGGTACTAATATTTAAAACACTTGCTTTTATTCCTTGTTTTAAAAGCTCTTCACGTGCTTTTAATGCTTCTCCTACCATAATTCCAGTTGCAATAATTGATACATCATTTCCATCTTCGATTAATTTAGCTTTACCAATTTCAAATTTATAGCTATTATCAAAGATCATCGGAACCTTTGGTCTTCCTAGCCTTATGTAAACAGGACCTTCATATTCGCTTGCTGCCACAATTGCTTGTTTTGTTTCTTCACCGTCAGCAGGAACAATCACAGTCATCCCTGGAATAGCACGCATTAGCGCAATATCTTCTAACATTTGATGACTTCCACCATCTTCGCCTACAGTTAAACCTGCATGACTGGCTGCAATTTTAACATTTAAACATCCATATCCAATTGTGTTTCTAATTTGATCATAAGCTCTACCACATGCAAAAATAGCAAAAGTACTCGCAAAAGGAATTTTGCCTGCTGCTGCGAGTCCTGCGGCACATCCCATTAAGTTTTGTTCTGCTATTCCTATATTAAAAAATCGTTCCGGAAATTCCTTTTTAAAAACACTTGTTTTAGTCGAACCTGATAAATCAGCATCAACTACAACTACATTATCATTATTTTTACCTAGTTCTGCTAAAGCTATCCCATAGGCATCTCTAGTCGCCATTTTTTCCACAATAAAAACCTCCCTTACTCTTAAAATAATTTACGCTTGTAATTCTTGTAAAGCTTTGTCTACTTCTTCTTTATTAGGGGCTGAACCGTGCCAATTCGCCTTATTTTCCATAAAAGACACACCTTTACCTTTAACTGTTTTTGCCACAAGTATTGATGGTTTACCTTTAGTCTCTTTTGCCTTTTTAAAACCAGCTTCAATACTTTCAAAGTCATGTCCATCAATTTCAATAACATCCCAACCAAAAGCAGACCACTTATCGATAATTGGATAAGGATTCATTACCTCTTCAATATTTCCATCTATTTGTAGACCATTATTATCTAAAATAGCAATTATATTATCCAATTTATAATGACTAGCAGCCATAGCTGCTTCCCATACCTGTCCTTCTTGTAACTCGCCATCACCTAACATTACATAAATATAGGAATCCCTTTTATCTAGTTTCCCTGCTAGCGCCATACCTATAGAAGTAGAAAATCCAGTTCCTAATGAACCCGTAGACATTTCTACCCCTGATACCTTTTTCATATCAGGATGACCTTGTAATTTAGAGTCAATTTGGCGAAGTGTTAATAATTCTTTGACAGGGAAAAATCCTTTTTCTGCTAAGGCTGCATATAATACTGGCGCAGCATGTCCTTTTGATAATACAAAACGATCCCTTTCATCCCACTTAGGATTATTAGCATCGACCTTCATTTCTTTAAAATATAAGTATGTTACTATGTCCGTAGCTGACAGGGAACCCCCTGGATGTCCTGATCCTGCTGCCCCTATCATTTTAATTATATTTCGGCGAATTTCAGTAGCCTTTTTTGTCAGCATATTTGTACTTTCAGTAAGCATTCTTATTACACCCTCCTTATAAAATCAAAATTTTATCTCAATTTTTACACGAAGTACATTTACTTGGTTCTACATATTTCGTCATAAAAATCCTTTATCCTGCACCATAATACCAATATTAACTAAAAAAGTGAAGGGTTTTCACGAAAAAAAGGAAGTATTTCTAGCTAGCCTTCCTAGTATGATAAATAAGAGTACGGTTTATGCACCACCTTTTTACAATTATTTGAACTTTTTCTTTTTAATCTCACTCACCCCTAAAATAATTATTGGCAAAATTACTTGAAAAGGTAAAAAGTAATAGGGCCAAATTTCATTATTAAAGTCTTTATAACTAATTACATCTTCATATAAAAAGGAGGCAAGATTAAGGACTAAGAGCATAATAGGAAAAAGCAAAAAGCGATAATCTTTAAAATTAAATAATTTAGTTACTCCTTTACTTAGGCAGAGTAGTAAGATGCTTATTTTTACAAAACCCCCTAAAATGAAAGAAAGAGATTCTAGAATTTCAATTCTTTGAAATATCTGTGCGACATCTATTCTTCTAACCATGTTATAAGCAGGATAAGACATACTGTTTGCTGCATCTTCTCCCAGAACTAAAAGATTTATTAACGTAAATATTAATATATATATCCCAGCAATCAGCAAACTAGTTAAATAAATTCTATAGCTTGAATTAGACTTTCGAAAATCAGAAAAAACCATTGTAAAGACAAATATTTGTGTTAAAGGTTGGGAAAAAACACTAAATGCCCCTTTTAAAACAGGTTTGTATCCATTGTTGAAAATGGGCAAAATATTGCTTACATCCATAATTGTGATGGATAATAAACTTATTCCGACCAAAATTACAAAAGGTATATACACAAAAATATAAGACCATCTTGCTAGGGATTCTATACCTTGTTTTAAAACCCAGCAACATAAAACGGCTAAAATAGCCATGTTTATTACTCTGGGGGTTTTAGGCAAACTAGTAACTTGAATATACTGTCCATAATTAATTAAAACATCCGAAACCCAGAAAAATGTATACCAAATTATAATTAGTAAAATTATTTTACTGATAAACTTACCAAAACAAATTTCGATAATTTCAAACAAATCCTTACTAGGAAAATTTGCATGAATCCTCGCAAAAATCATTATCATCGGCAAGACCATTACAAAAGCCACAATAACAGCTAACCAAGAATCCTTTCCCGCCGATAGGCCTGGTACAAAAATAGAGGTTGAGCCCACAGAAAATAAGATTATTAATTTGATAGCTTGTTCGGTGGAAATTACTTCTTTTTGCATATTTATACCTCGAACTTATTATTTTTCTCATCTAGTATCTTGTCCAATTTCAGGTAAATATATGAAAAAAAGTTATTTTAAAACACAGTAAATGTTTTAAAATAACTTTCTTAATTCTTTTATTATTTTTAAATCTATTCTAATTTTAATTACAACTTCAATTTTCTTTTCGTGCTTGCATTTTTAAATAGCCATAAATAAATTCATTAATATCCCCGTCCATTACAGCTTGAACATTTCCCTTTTCTACATTTGTACGATGGTCTTTAACCATGTTATATGGATGAAAAACATAAGATCTAATTTGACTTCCCCAGCCGATTTCTTGTTGGTCTCCTTTAATTTGGGCTAATTCTTTTTCGTGGTCTTTTAATTTTTTCTCTAATAATTTAGCTTGTAAAATCTTCATCGCTGAATGACGATTACTAATTTGAGAACGTTCATTTTGACATTGAGTTACAATACCTGTAGGTAAATGAGTAATACGCACAGCAGAGTCTGTTGTATTAACATGCTGCCCACCTGCTCCACCTGCTCTAAAAGTATCAATCTTTAAATCCTTAGTATCTATTTCAATTTCTCCTTCATCATTTACCTCCGGCATTACTTCTAAAGCCGCAAAGGAGGTATGTCTTCTTCCGGATGAATCAAAGGGAGAAATTCTTACTAATCTGTGCACACCTTTTTCTGCTTTTAAATAACCAAAGGCGTTTTCACCTTGAATTGATAAGGTTACACTTTTTATCCCTGCTTCATCTCCAGGTAATAAATCGAAAATTTGCACCCTATATCCTTCTTTTTCAGCCCATCTTGTATACATGCGATAAAGCATTTCGGTCCAGTCCTGAGATTCTGTTCCGCCCGCACCTGGATGGAGTGTGATAATAGCATCATTACGGTCATATTTACTATTTAATAAAGTTTCTAGTTCTAAGACTTCCAAGGATTCTTTGACCTGTTTAAGCTCTTCTGTTACTTCTCCTAAAGATTCATCTTCTTGTTCACTTAGTTCATATAAAACTTCAACATCTTCAAAACCCGATGCTAAATCTGTATACTTTTTTAGTTTTTCTTTTAAGTTAGTTAACTTTTGCATTATTTTTTGAGCCATTTCTGGATTATCCCAAAAATCGGGCTCTGCTATTTGTTCTTCTAAATCACTAACTAATTTTTCTTTTTGGTCTATGTCAAAGAGACTCCTTTAATTCAGATATTTTCTTTTTGGCTAATTCTATTTCTTTTTTAATTTCATATTCCATACTTATACACCTCTTTTTTTACTTAAGCTTCTTTCCCACAACATTTTTTGTACTTTTTACCACTACCACATGGGCAGTCATCATTTCTACCAATTTTATTTACTCTTACCGGGTTTTTTGTTTTTTCTTCTTCATATTTATTCTCTGTTACATTTTGACGCTCTTCGGGACGTTCTGCGACATTTACACGATACACATAACGCACGGTTTCTTCTTGGATATCTCTAATCATTTGATTAAACATATCATATCCTTCAAATTTATATTCTAATAAAGGATCTCTTTGACCATATGCTCTTAAATGAATACCTCTTCTTAGTTGATCCATTGCATCTAAGTGATCCATCCACTTTGCATCTACAACCTTTAATAGCACTAGTCTTTCGACTTCCCTTAGCTCTTCTTCACCTAATTCTTCTTCACGCTTTTCATAATATTTAATTGCTTCTTCTTTTAATAATTCTCGAACTTCTGTTGCCTCTAGTTTACTTAGTTTTTCCGCTTCTATATCATGATCCGGTAAGAACTTTTGCTCAGCAGCTTGTAATAATCCTTCTAAATCCCATTCTTCAGGATAAGTAGCCTCTCCTGCAAAGACAGAGATGGTTTCATCGACTACCTTTTCAATCATATCTATAATACTTTCTTTAATATTTTCACCGTTTAATACTTTTTTTCTTTGATTATAAATAACTTCTCTTTGTTTATTTAAAACATCATCGTATTCTAAAACGTTTTTACGGATATCAAAATTTCGTCCTTCTACCCTTTTTTGAGCATTTTCAATGCCTCTAGAAATTATTTTATTTTCAATGGGAACACTATCATCCATTCCTAGTTTATCCATCAAGCCCATGATATTTTCCGCACCAAAAAGTCTCATTAACTCATCTTCCATAGAAATATAAAACCTAGTAAGACCAGGGTCTCCTTGTCTACCTGCACGTCCTCTAAGCTGATTATCTATCCTTCTTGACTCATGTCTTTCCGTACCTAAAATACACAGTCCACCTAATTCTTTAACACCTTCACCTAATACTATATCTGTTCCTCTACCAGCCATATTAGTAGCAATTGTCACCATGCCCTTTTGTCCAGCCCCTGCTACTATTTCTGCTTCTTGCTCATGAAATTTAGCATTTAAGACTTGATGTGGTATCCCTTTTTTCTTTAATTTATTACTTAATAACTCAGAGTTTTCAATTGAGATAGTACCTACTAAAACAGGCTGACCAGTTATATGCCTTTGTTCGATTTCCTCAACTACAGCATCATACTTACCGCCTTCTGTGCGTAAAATTATATCTGATTTATCTTCCCTTTTTAACTCTTTATTGGTTGGGATAATTACAACATCCATCCCATAAATTTTCATGAATTCATCTTCTTCAGTTTTTGCTGTTCCAGTCATCCCTGATACCTTTTGATACATTCTAAAATAGTTTTGGAAGGTAATAGTTGCTAAAGTTTGAGATTCCTTCTCAATCTTTACTCCTTCTTTAGCCTCAATTGCTTGATGCAATCCATCACTATAACGGCGACCAAACATTAATCGTCCTGTGAATTCATCAACAATAATAACTTCCCCATCTTTTACTACATAATCTTTATCCTTTTTCATTAAAGTATATGCTTTCAGCGCTTGATTAACGTGGTGACTTAACTCTATATTTGCTTCATCAAACAAGTTTTCAATACCTAGCATTTTTTCTACTCTAATATTACCTTCCTCAGTTAAATTAACTATTCTTTGCTTTTCATCAATAGTATAATCATCTTCATTTTTTAAACGTGGGATAATCTTAGCTACGGTAGCATAAAGTTCTTTTGGTTTATCAGATGGTCCTGAAATTATTAACGGTGTTCTAGCTTCATCGATTAAAATACTATCTACTTCATCGACTAAAGCATAATTTAAATCTCTTTGTACCATGTTTTTTTGGTACATAACCATATTATCCCTTAAGTAGTCAAAGCCAAATTCATTATTAGTTCCATAAGTTATATCAGCATTATAAGCCTGTTTTCTTTGATCAAAACTTAAACCATGAACAATTAAACCTACTTCTAATCCTAAAAAATTATAAAGTTTGCCCATCCATTCACTATCACGTGTAGCTAAATAATCATTTACGGTAACAACATGCACACCTTTACCAGTTAATGCGTTTAAATAGGTTGGTAGGGTTGCAACTAAAGTCTTACCTTCACCTGTTTTCATTTCGGCAATACGACCCCTATGGAGAACTATTCCACCCATCATCTGCACATCATAGTGTCTCATTCCTAGAACCCTTTTAGCGGCTTCTCT
This genomic interval carries:
- a CDS encoding PDZ domain-containing protein is translated as MIIIWFQFKRLAKMKSSMFNLPEESIIVPTIVASLYGLLGGFIGSIILVIVGLSILEIGIQYLWILAVGLMLINQRFMCFAYAGGILSLCKYFFGFPEISIPQIMGLVAILHLVEAILILMSGHLGAVPVYVKDKTGKLVGGFSLQKFWPLPIVAMIAMAIPESNAVTDVIKMPEWWPLIKSELVIESENMVYLMMPVIAGLGYGDIALTGHAKQKSLRSAFHLAVYSVILLILAIIATNFYSLSILAALFAPLGHEFIIYLGRRHEFKSEPKYVDTERGIMILDLLNNSPLKRAGLGTGDVILSLNENEVNGYSELEYFLQFTESNFQITYFSDKKKKIHKTLVKRKGFEASLGLIPVPRGYNDSYLDLSNSDGFFQKSFTKVLKRIIK
- a CDS encoding S41 family peptidase, with translation MQTTKKILKVVLTIFTIISFIVTSVVGYIFITNYNQVGQLLHVATLVKSSYLHPITTEQLVEGATKGLVDSLGDEYSVFLDEKEFQKLQSYIEPTFGGIGVYVGTKEKDITVIAPVEGTPGHKAGIKSGDIITKIDGKSTTGMTLDDAVEVMRGEPGTKVKLSIKREGTDKILDFSIIREIVDVPTVKAEILKENKDIAYLAITLFGNNTDEEFTAEMEKINKEGYKGLIIDLRNNPGGNLETVVSILKEVLPESPIVHIVDKNGKSVTYSSKGPGIKVPLVVLVNEGSASASEIFAGAVKDTKLGTLVGEKTYGKGVVQNVFFLKDGAGLKLTTAKYLTPNKNDIHKLGIKPDEEVKLPLITGSEEFIEDTQLKKAIELLQGKL
- the ftsE gene encoding cell division ATP-binding protein FtsE, with the protein product MIKLVNVTKKYGNNSLALENVELSIDKGEFVFLVGKSGAGKSTLLKLLTRQEKPTEGQIMVGGKSIVRLSNKEVPLYRRKIGVVFQDFLLLEDRTVFENVAFALEATGTSPKEVKKIVPQVLQKVGLAKKTNSFPNQLSGGEQQRVGIARAIVNRPEIIIADEPTGNLDPKTSKEIMRLLSDINERGTTILMATHDIEVVAYMRKRIIALKNGQVFRDIDKGGYEDADL
- the ftsX gene encoding permease-like cell division protein FtsX gives rise to the protein MRTYSSLKYSLRDTFRSMNRHKGMTIASISTVTISLIILGFSLLFVLNSLHMMEELEKQVEINVFLQKNMDIEYSELEKDLKNLEGVESIEFVPKADALIELQNRYGKEANIVKALGDRNPLPDMYKVQATKPEQVESIVKEIEKIEIVDKINYGKGWIEKLVSLTTWVRNAGVVTIIGILLASLFLISTTTRLTVLARRKEIRIMQFVGASSVFIKLPFYLEGMLIGIIGAVLSNIGIYYGYQKFSEYLLVSAPFLPLVTDSTLLSYIIMSILAVGVIIGTFASGIAVRKYLNV
- the uvrB gene encoding excinuclease ABC subunit UvrB, with translation MEDKFKLVSDYQPAGDQPRAIEELIEGLYSGLPNQTLLGVTGSGKTFTMANIIKEVNRPTLVIAHNKTLAAQLCSEFKEFFPENAVEYFVSYYDYYQPEAYIAHTDTYIEKDSSINEEIEKLRHSATSALFERKDVIIVASVSCIYGLGSPIDYKNQTLSIRVGQTYDRDDILKKLVDIQYERNDINFDRGTFRVRGDVIEVMPASLSEKAIRIELFGDEIDRIAEIDIVTGEVLGLLKHISIFPASHYVTDPEYLEEAIKNIEQELEEKLKILKEKNKLVELQRLEQRTRYDLEMMREVGFCTGIENYSRHLTGRKEGETPFCLLDYFPEDYLTIIDEAHVTIPQIGAMYAGDRSRKSNLVAHGFRLPSALDNRPLQFAEFEKKTGQMIFVSATPGPYEKQNSSKVVEQIIRPTGLIDPEIEVRPVKNQIDDLLDEIRLRVEKKERVLITTLTKKMSEDLTDYLKNVGIKVRYLHSEIKTIERMEIIRDLRLGEFDVLVGINLLREGLDLPEVSLIAILDADKEGFLRSETSLVQTIGRAARNINGKVIMYGDIVTKSMKKALDETYRRREIQIKHNKENNITPQTIKKGVRDVIEATMVAEKVADYNTNAKKLTKKEKEAKIKQLEKEMKQAAKNLEFEQAAFIRDLIIELKTK